In the genome of Crassaminicella thermophila, the window GCTTTGTACCCTAACAAAGGAAGCTATGAAAGAAATTGTTATGGAAAAACCAGAAATTGCTTTAAAAATCTTAGAGGAAATCGGTGAACGCCTAACGAAACTTGAAACCTTAGCGCAAAATCTTGCTACAAATGATGTGGATGTAAGAATTGCAAGTTTAATATTGGAATTAAAAGAAAAACACGGAAAAGAAACCTCTGAAGGAATTGTAATTTCTCTTCCTCTTACAAGACAAGACATGTCTAATTATACTGGTGTTGCAAGAGAAACAATCAGTAGAAAACTAAAGAAATTTGAAGAAGAACAGATTATAAAGCTTGTTGGAAATAAAAAGTTAATTTTAATAAATGAAGAAAAATTACTAGAATATGTTTAAATTATCATGAATAAGCCCTCTATAATAATTTCATAACTATTATAGAGGGCTTCATTAGTATCTAAGCAACCTTTTTATTCTCTTTTGGAATAATAATTTTCTTTCCTTTTTTTCTCCACTCTGCGAATTCAGAAACAGCAGTGAAAAGTACATCTGTTGATGAGTTAAGTGCAGTTTCACAAGAATCTTGAATAACCCCTACAACAAAACCCACACCAACTACTTGCATTGCTACATCATTTGGAATACCAAATAAACTACATGCAAGAGGTATTAATAGTAACG includes:
- a CDS encoding Crp/Fnr family transcriptional regulator, with translation MFKDICKNCKNKLCAGTVNIFSNLSKNDLMKIVFKTGHQTYNKGDTLFYEGEKANKLFVINEGKVKLFKYTKDGKEQILHILSSGDFFGELNLFKEGEYSFNAKALEPVKLCTLTKEAMKEIVMEKPEIALKILEEIGERLTKLETLAQNLATNDVDVRIASLILELKEKHGKETSEGIVISLPLTRQDMSNYTGVARETISRKLKKFEEEQIIKLVGNKKLILINEEKLLEYV